In Paracoccus aminophilus JCM 7686, one DNA window encodes the following:
- a CDS encoding LLM class flavin-dependent oxidoreductase, whose product MTQTHAPVPLAIGLTTDQTASGQPLTPADWRKLIARLDEAAEFVTIADAFAAPGLQGPDAILLANWLGAQTRNLGILPGSFANFHEPFHISTAIATLDFITKGRAGLLLQAADSDLATEALAAIGQSQHYPTPEGDDLRDDLADSLTAIRALWDSWQDDAVIRNVPEHRYLDADRLHHIHFAGKHFSIAGPSITPRPPQGQPLVALAARGADDPAAAVGADLLFLPSGLNAPAEGVIWGDLTVAYGGEAASRPGQWQGAPGQLTAHLRELHHAGLKGWRLSPADPARDLTPLLAELPALREAGLIAAPRSGDLRSRLGFAPAPNRYASPLVA is encoded by the coding sequence ATGACCCAGACCCATGCCCCGGTTCCGCTCGCCATTGGCCTGACGACAGATCAGACCGCGTCTGGCCAGCCGCTGACCCCCGCCGACTGGCGCAAATTGATTGCGCGGCTGGATGAGGCGGCGGAGTTTGTGACGATTGCGGATGCCTTCGCCGCCCCCGGCCTGCAGGGCCCGGATGCGATCTTGCTCGCCAATTGGCTGGGCGCGCAGACGCGCAACCTTGGCATCCTGCCCGGGAGTTTCGCGAATTTTCACGAGCCCTTCCATATTTCGACCGCGATTGCGACGCTCGATTTCATCACCAAGGGCCGCGCCGGGTTGCTGCTGCAAGCGGCGGACTCCGATCTCGCCACCGAGGCGCTGGCCGCCATCGGCCAGTCCCAGCACTACCCGACGCCCGAGGGCGACGATCTGCGCGACGATCTCGCCGACAGCCTCACCGCGATCCGCGCGCTGTGGGACAGTTGGCAAGACGATGCCGTCATCCGCAATGTCCCCGAGCATCGCTATCTCGACGCCGACCGGCTGCATCACATCCATTTCGCGGGCAAGCATTTCTCGATTGCGGGCCCCTCGATCACGCCGCGCCCGCCGCAGGGCCAGCCTTTGGTCGCGCTGGCCGCGCGCGGCGCGGATGATCCGGCAGCCGCGGTCGGGGCGGATCTCTTGTTCCTGCCCTCGGGGCTGAATGCACCCGCCGAGGGCGTGATCTGGGGCGATCTCACCGTGGCTTATGGCGGCGAGGCTGCGAGCCGCCCCGGCCAATGGCAGGGCGCGCCGGGGCAGTTGACCGCCCATCTGCGCGAGCTGCATCACGCGGGGCTCAAAGGTTGGCGGCTCTCGCCCGCCGACCCCGCCCGCGATCTGACGCCGTTGCTGGCCGAGCTGCCCGCTTTGCGCGAGGCCGGTCTGATCGCCGCGCCACGCTCTGGCGATTTGCGTAGCCGCCTTGGCTTTGCGCCTGCCCCGAACCGCTACGCCTCCCCTCTGGTTGCTTGA
- a CDS encoding NtaA/DmoA family FMN-dependent monooxygenase (This protein belongs to a clade of FMN-dependent monooxygenases, within a broader family of flavin-dependent oxidoreductases, the luciferase-like monooxygenase (LMM) family, some of whose members use coenzyme F420 rather than FMN.) — translation MTLTRPHRLKTLFGAPSFTHAEADPSPRTGIDRAIELARKAEALKITGFFTADLLQADPEGLAGSTGVQDPLITLAALSQHTQHIGLVATLSTTFYDPFNIARLVGTLDHVSGGRAAWNAVTSSVGEENFGTDLPSPEARYERAREFIEILNALYDANPGSVARRTASGSVVVDPKKLGRIDYKGKYFNVAGPLNIAPLPQGRPVQWQAGQSEAGIRLGAELAEVVYTSQPTLEQAIAFVTRLRSLARAAGRVEGAPFIMNSLHSVIGESEADTARRLRERAERLDYDRGRLRLADMLGGGVDLQGLPLDRPLPASLLPELDEVNRRRGRVEIFLGFAKQGLTLRELIQRAEDTGHWHVAGTPEQIAAKVEERFNAGVVNVLTLHGLGNPDQEDLLVNGLIPELRKRNLLDDDYIEGGFRANLGLPALQDAQTWHAARTA, via the coding sequence GTGACCCTGACACGCCCGCACCGGCTCAAGACGCTTTTCGGCGCCCCCAGTTTCACCCATGCCGAGGCCGATCCCTCGCCCCGGACCGGCATCGACCGCGCCATCGAGCTCGCACGCAAGGCCGAGGCGCTCAAGATCACGGGCTTTTTCACCGCCGATCTGTTGCAGGCCGATCCCGAGGGGCTGGCGGGCAGCACGGGGGTCCAAGATCCGCTCATCACGCTGGCCGCGCTGAGCCAGCACACGCAGCATATCGGGCTGGTCGCGACGCTTTCGACGACCTTTTACGATCCGTTCAACATCGCGCGTCTGGTCGGCACGCTTGACCACGTCTCGGGCGGGCGCGCGGCTTGGAATGCGGTGACCTCTTCGGTCGGCGAGGAGAATTTCGGCACCGATCTCCCGAGCCCCGAGGCGCGGTATGAACGTGCCCGCGAATTCATCGAGATCCTGAACGCGCTTTATGACGCGAACCCGGGCTCGGTCGCGCGCCGCACGGCTTCGGGCTCGGTCGTGGTCGATCCGAAGAAGCTCGGGCGGATTGATTACAAAGGGAAATATTTCAACGTCGCCGGGCCTTTGAACATCGCGCCTTTGCCGCAGGGCCGCCCCGTGCAATGGCAGGCGGGCCAGTCCGAGGCCGGGATTCGCCTTGGCGCGGAGCTGGCCGAGGTCGTCTATACCTCGCAGCCGACGCTCGAACAGGCGATTGCCTTTGTCACCCGCCTGCGCAGTCTGGCCCGCGCGGCCGGTCGGGTCGAGGGCGCGCCCTTCATCATGAACTCGCTCCATTCCGTCATTGGCGAGAGCGAGGCTGATACCGCGCGCCGCCTGCGCGAGCGTGCCGAACGGCTCGACTATGACCGAGGCCGTTTGCGTCTGGCCGATATGCTGGGCGGCGGCGTCGATCTGCAGGGTCTGCCGCTCGATCGGCCCCTGCCCGCGAGCCTTTTGCCCGAGCTTGACGAGGTCAACCGTCGGCGCGGTCGCGTCGAAATTTTCCTCGGTTTCGCCAAACAGGGGCTGACCTTGCGCGAGCTCATCCAGCGCGCCGAGGACACCGGCCATTGGCATGTCGCGGGCACGCCCGAACAGATTGCGGCCAAGGTCGAGGAACGCTTCAACGCGGGCGTCGTCAATGTTCTGACGCTGCACGGCCTTGGCAATCCCGATCAAGAGGATCTGCTGGTCAATGGTCTGATCCCGGAACTGCGCAAGCGCAACCTCTTGGACGATGACTATATCGAGGGCGGTTTCCGCGCCAATCTTGGCCTTCCGGCCCTTCAGGACGCTCAGACATGGCACGCCGCCCGGACCGCCTGA
- a CDS encoding MsnO8 family LLM class oxidoreductase, translated as MSYRIGLLDKSPLDGAEAPEAALARTVSLAKTAEKLGYSRFWVAEHHNSPTVSGPAPEVLVAYLLAQTSRIRIGSGGVMLNHYSPYKVAEVFRLLAALAPGRVDLGVGKAAGGGAEASRALRQNLDEADLPDFPAKLADLSRYLQDRGESEDDSLLARPIPTTPPERYLLGASEESALLAARHGWRLVYAAHIDGGEARFAAVTRSYREASGRAPILALTAVAAADAAKARALAGDLMRYRLIVPGRQRLNFGSREAAKKQAAALGARDYQIEELTPQAIFGTAEDIHAHLGDLNRRYGIEEFIVDCPVSAAEARRESVIRLGEAHAAQAPAPSVETV; from the coding sequence ATGAGCTACCGTATCGGACTTCTCGATAAATCCCCGCTCGACGGCGCCGAGGCGCCCGAGGCCGCGCTGGCGCGCACCGTCTCGCTGGCCAAAACCGCCGAAAAGCTGGGCTATAGCCGCTTTTGGGTGGCCGAGCACCACAACAGCCCGACCGTTTCCGGCCCCGCGCCCGAGGTGCTGGTGGCCTATCTTCTGGCCCAGACGAGCCGCATCCGCATCGGCTCGGGCGGGGTCATGCTGAACCATTACAGCCCCTATAAGGTCGCCGAGGTCTTCCGCCTTCTGGCCGCCCTCGCGCCGGGTCGGGTCGATCTGGGCGTTGGCAAAGCCGCCGGTGGCGGGGCCGAGGCCAGCCGCGCGCTTCGCCAGAACCTCGACGAGGCCGATCTGCCTGATTTCCCGGCGAAACTCGCCGATCTCAGCCGCTATTTGCAGGACCGGGGCGAGAGCGAGGACGACAGCCTGCTCGCCCGTCCGATCCCGACCACACCGCCCGAGCGCTATCTTCTGGGCGCGAGCGAGGAAAGCGCGCTTTTGGCCGCGCGCCACGGCTGGCGGCTGGTCTATGCCGCCCACATCGACGGCGGCGAGGCGCGCTTTGCCGCCGTCACCCGCAGCTATCGCGAGGCGAGCGGGCGCGCGCCGATCCTTGCCTTGACCGCCGTTGCCGCCGCTGATGCGGCCAAGGCGCGCGCGCTTGCGGGCGACCTGATGCGCTACCGGTTGATCGTGCCGGGCCGCCAGCGGCTCAACTTCGGCTCGCGCGAGGCGGCGAAGAAACAGGCCGCCGCCCTTGGCGCGCGCGATTACCAGATCGAGGAGCTGACCCCGCAGGCGATTTTCGGCACCGCCGAGGACATCCACGCCCATCTCGGCGATCTGAACCGTCGTTATGGGATCGAGGAATTCATCGTCGATTGCCCGGTCAGCGCGGCCGAGGCGCGGCGCGAGTCCGTGATCCGGCTGGGCGAGGCCCATGCCGCCCAAGCGCCCGCCCCTTCCGTCGAAACGGTTTGA
- a CDS encoding ABC transporter substrate-binding protein: MKRRDFHLTALAALLALGLHLDPAAAQEPKTGGSLTWGIETEAATLNPHRNGQDKTKLYLRNTYESLLYRTADAGYVPWLAKSYTVSPDGLTYTFTLRDDVKFTDGEALNAEAVVKNFEAVQDPAYAPSIAQGPAAKLASVRALDEHTVELKLKQIYAPFLDFAGSLDILSPQAFASEELQAGGPKIAGTGPFILKDYQKGQQLHYVRNPDYHWPPATAANQGPAYLDEVTYRILPESAVRSGALQSGQLDVIEGISGNDASIFRDDPQFTYQTAFNTGTPYSLFLNVEHGPTQDVKVRQAVQAAIDLASVIPSVYRGERTRAWGITTPIDSQFYDAKIEGSYGFDPARANQLLDEAGWTARDAEGYRTKDGKRLTIEVIQAQATVRDQRDVLLQALQAQAKQNAGIDLAIVYVDAGTYTERRKTGVFGGIANSNTPTDAVDIEYHYLPLSEGGTINYSRASDPELKEWLVKASGTLDQKERFALYSKLQDFALKDRALALPLYVPEDQVAAASYVQGISFRPFKQLPENAQGIWLDK; this comes from the coding sequence ATGAAACGCAGAGATTTCCACCTGACCGCTTTGGCCGCGCTTCTGGCGCTTGGCCTGCATCTCGACCCCGCCGCCGCGCAGGAACCCAAGACCGGAGGCTCGCTCACCTGGGGGATCGAGACCGAGGCCGCGACGCTGAACCCCCATCGCAACGGGCAGGACAAGACCAAGCTTTACCTGCGCAACACCTATGAATCGCTCCTTTATCGCACGGCGGATGCGGGCTATGTGCCGTGGCTCGCGAAATCCTATACCGTCAGCCCGGACGGCCTAACCTATACGTTCACCCTGCGCGATGACGTGAAATTCACCGATGGCGAGGCGCTGAACGCCGAGGCCGTGGTCAAGAATTTCGAGGCCGTGCAAGACCCGGCCTATGCGCCCAGCATCGCTCAAGGCCCCGCCGCGAAACTCGCCTCGGTCCGCGCGCTTGACGAGCATACGGTCGAGCTGAAGCTCAAGCAGATCTACGCGCCCTTCCTCGATTTCGCGGGCAGCCTCGATATCCTGTCGCCGCAAGCCTTCGCCTCGGAGGAGCTGCAGGCAGGCGGGCCGAAGATCGCCGGGACCGGGCCGTTTATCCTGAAGGATTACCAGAAGGGCCAGCAGCTCCATTACGTCCGCAACCCCGATTATCACTGGCCGCCGGCGACCGCCGCGAACCAGGGCCCGGCCTATCTCGACGAGGTGACTTACCGCATCCTGCCGGAATCGGCGGTGCGTTCCGGCGCGCTGCAATCGGGCCAGCTTGACGTGATCGAGGGGATTTCCGGCAATGATGCCAGCATCTTCCGCGACGATCCTCAATTCACCTATCAAACCGCCTTCAACACCGGCACGCCCTATTCGCTGTTTCTCAATGTCGAACACGGCCCGACGCAGGACGTGAAAGTGCGCCAAGCGGTGCAGGCGGCGATTGATCTCGCCAGCGTCATTCCCTCGGTCTATCGCGGCGAGCGCACGCGCGCTTGGGGCATCACCACGCCGATCGACTCGCAGTTCTATGACGCCAAGATCGAAGGCAGCTACGGCTTTGACCCGGCGCGCGCCAATCAACTGCTCGACGAGGCGGGCTGGACCGCGCGCGACGCCGAGGGCTACCGCACCAAGGACGGCAAGCGCCTGACGATCGAGGTCATTCAGGCCCAAGCCACCGTGCGCGACCAGCGCGACGTGCTGCTGCAGGCTTTGCAGGCGCAGGCCAAGCAGAATGCCGGGATTGATCTCGCCATCGTCTATGTCGATGCGGGCACCTATACCGAGCGGCGCAAGACCGGCGTCTTCGGCGGCATCGCCAATTCGAACACGCCGACCGATGCGGTGGATATCGAATATCACTACCTGCCGCTCAGCGAAGGCGGCACGATCAACTATAGCCGCGCCTCGGACCCGGAACTCAAGGAGTGGCTGGTCAAGGCCTCGGGCACGCTCGACCAGAAGGAACGCTTCGCGCTTTACTCGAAATTGCAGGATTTCGCGCTGAAGGACCGCGCTCTGGCCCTGCCGCTTTACGTCCCCGAGGATCAGGTCGCCGCCGCAAGCTATGTCCAAGGCATCAGCTTCCGCCCGTTCAAGCAACTGCCCGAAAACGCGCAAGGCATCTGGCTGGACAAGTAA
- a CDS encoding GNAT family N-acetyltransferase, whose translation MTDILLSVPSDSPEARPVFAGLVEEYGKRYNKDGGPPRSVESEIAAYPPALFHPPLGDFLILQRDGETIAGGAFMSHDDETVEIKRIWTHPGLRRQGLSRRIMAALEDRAAELGYTRAYLTTGHRQPEAQKLYLSHGYHAFFGLSDDLSLYGSLPFEKRIGRAAGQVPERARRIPSASPEDAAEVVTAIKAAQAELIFARLARHQERRSA comes from the coding sequence ATGACTGACATTCTTCTGAGCGTCCCCTCTGACTCGCCCGAGGCCCGTCCGGTTTTCGCCGGGCTGGTCGAGGAATATGGCAAGCGTTACAACAAGGACGGCGGCCCGCCGCGCAGCGTGGAATCCGAGATCGCGGCCTATCCGCCCGCGCTCTTTCACCCGCCGCTCGGTGATTTCCTGATCCTGCAACGGGATGGCGAGACCATCGCCGGTGGCGCTTTCATGAGCCATGACGACGAGACGGTCGAGATCAAGCGGATCTGGACCCATCCCGGTCTGCGCCGTCAGGGCCTCTCGCGCCGGATCATGGCCGCGCTCGAAGACCGCGCGGCAGAGCTTGGCTATACCCGCGCCTATCTGACCACCGGCCACCGCCAGCCCGAGGCGCAGAAGCTTTACCTCAGCCACGGCTATCACGCCTTTTTCGGGCTTTCGGATGATCTGTCGCTTTACGGCTCGCTGCCCTTTGAAAAGCGCATTGGCCGCGCGGCGGGGCAAGTGCCCGAGCGCGCGCGCCGCATCCCCTCGGCCAGCCCCGAAGATGCCGCCGAAGTCGTGACCGCGATCAAGGCCGCGCAGGCCGAGCTGATCTTTGCCCGGCTCGCGCGCCATCAGGAAAGGAGATCGGCATGA
- a CDS encoding LLM class flavin-dependent oxidoreductase, whose product MARRPDRLSLGLFLFPAGHHIAAWRHPAANAGAGVDFGWYRDLAREAEAAAFDLIFIADGAGARSDDPEVLSRTAHSYVAQFEPVTLISALAAVTERIGLVFTQSSSFNEPFHVARKIASLDHLSGGRAGWNLVTSASDHEARNFNREAHFLHADRYARAEEFVDVVHKLWDSWDADAFLYDKEDGRFFDPAKRHVTDHAGEFFKVQGPLNVPRPPQGRPVTVQAGASEAGRALAARTADLVFTAQQTLEEAQAFYADMNARAEAFGRAPGSIRILPGLFPVVAPSRDAAQEKLATLQELIHPAIGLDLLTGGWMREALAKADPDGPPPDLPFAGNGSQSRVQLLFDKARREGLSLRELYLKVAGARGHWQVVGTPEDIADAIQERFEGRGADGFNIMPPLMPEGLRDFTTLVVPELRRRGLFRDGYDTTTLRGHLGLAALS is encoded by the coding sequence ATGGCACGCCGCCCGGACCGCCTGAGCCTCGGCCTCTTCCTGTTTCCGGCAGGGCACCATATCGCGGCTTGGCGTCACCCTGCCGCGAATGCCGGGGCGGGGGTGGATTTCGGCTGGTATCGCGACTTGGCCCGCGAGGCCGAGGCGGCGGCCTTTGACCTGATCTTCATCGCCGATGGCGCGGGCGCGCGCAGCGACGATCCCGAGGTGCTTTCGCGCACCGCGCATAGCTATGTCGCGCAATTCGAGCCGGTGACGCTGATCTCGGCACTGGCTGCGGTCACCGAGCGCATCGGTCTGGTCTTCACCCAATCGAGCAGCTTCAACGAGCCCTTCCATGTCGCGCGCAAGATCGCCTCGCTCGATCATCTGAGCGGCGGGCGCGCGGGCTGGAATCTGGTCACCTCAGCCTCGGATCACGAGGCGCGCAACTTCAACCGCGAGGCGCATTTCCTCCATGCCGACCGCTATGCCCGGGCCGAGGAATTCGTCGATGTCGTCCATAAGCTCTGGGACAGTTGGGACGCCGATGCCTTCCTTTACGACAAGGAAGACGGCCGCTTTTTCGACCCGGCAAAGCGCCATGTGACCGATCACGCGGGCGAATTCTTCAAGGTGCAGGGCCCGCTCAACGTCCCGCGCCCGCCGCAGGGACGCCCGGTGACGGTGCAGGCGGGCGCGTCGGAGGCCGGGCGCGCTCTGGCCGCACGCACCGCCGATCTGGTCTTCACCGCCCAGCAAACGCTCGAAGAAGCGCAGGCCTTTTACGCCGATATGAACGCCCGCGCCGAAGCCTTCGGCCGCGCGCCGGGTTCGATCCGCATCCTGCCGGGGCTTTTTCCCGTGGTCGCGCCCTCGCGCGACGCGGCGCAGGAAAAGCTCGCGACCCTGCAAGAGCTGATCCATCCGGCGATCGGGCTCGATCTTCTGACCGGCGGCTGGATGCGCGAGGCTTTGGCCAAGGCCGATCCCGACGGCCCGCCGCCCGATCTGCCCTTTGCCGGAAATGGCAGCCAAAGCCGGGTCCAGCTGTTGTTCGACAAGGCGCGCCGCGAGGGGCTGAGCCTGCGCGAGCTTTACCTGAAAGTCGCGGGCGCGCGCGGCCATTGGCAGGTGGTCGGCACGCCCGAAGACATCGCCGATGCGATCCAGGAGCGTTTCGAGGGGCGCGGCGCGGATGGGTTCAACATCATGCCGCCGCTGATGCCCGAGGGCCTGCGCGATTTCACCACGCTGGTCGTCCCCGAATTGCGTCGGCGCGGGCTCTTCCGCGACGGCTACGACACCACGACGCTGCGCGGCCATCTGGGCCTCGCGGCGCTTTCCTGA
- a CDS encoding LLM class flavin-dependent oxidoreductase, producing MSKKQVILGAQFPGVNNFTVWSHPQAGSQIAIESFLHFAKTLERGKFDFMFLAEGLRLREQKGRIYENDVAGRPNTLAILAALAGVTEGLGFINTLSSTFNEPAILARELASFDYLSGGRVGWNVVTSPNDFTGANFRRGGFLPYADRYDRARGFVEAARELWASPGQDYDLGPYGRGHFGLPKDHDYRPVIAQAGDSDAGRDFAASHADVIYSRHGTLAEGQAFYRDVKARVLKNGREAGALKILPGANVILGGTEDEARYNLRQIRLAQVSPRAAIALLEQTWNRDLSAYDAEGPLPEIEPDFEGDKLSQGRTRQHDDARETVRQWRALAEAEGLSIRELVIRVTARQHFVGTPESVAREINDYVQKDASDGFVFAPHYTPGGFDDFVDQVIPILQDWGVFRRDYAEPTLRGNLGLRDPLPLVA from the coding sequence ATGAGCAAGAAACAGGTCATTCTCGGCGCCCAATTTCCGGGCGTGAACAATTTCACCGTCTGGAGCCATCCGCAGGCGGGCAGCCAGATCGCGATCGAGAGCTTTCTGCATTTCGCCAAGACGCTTGAACGCGGCAAGTTCGACTTCATGTTTCTGGCCGAGGGCCTGCGCCTGCGCGAGCAGAAGGGCCGGATCTATGAAAATGATGTCGCGGGGCGGCCGAATACGCTGGCGATCTTGGCCGCGCTCGCGGGGGTGACCGAGGGTCTGGGCTTTATCAACACGCTCTCAAGCACCTTCAACGAGCCCGCCATTCTGGCGCGTGAACTGGCGAGCTTCGACTATCTGTCCGGCGGGCGCGTCGGCTGGAACGTCGTCACCTCGCCCAATGATTTCACCGGCGCGAATTTCCGGCGCGGCGGGTTTTTGCCCTATGCTGATCGCTACGATCGCGCGCGCGGCTTTGTCGAGGCAGCTAGGGAGCTTTGGGCCAGTCCGGGGCAGGATTACGATCTCGGCCCCTATGGTCGCGGCCATTTCGGCCTGCCCAAAGACCATGATTACCGTCCGGTCATCGCGCAGGCAGGCGATTCCGATGCGGGCCGCGATTTCGCCGCGAGCCATGCCGATGTGATCTATTCGCGCCACGGCACTCTGGCCGAGGGGCAGGCCTTTTACCGCGATGTGAAGGCCCGCGTTTTGAAAAACGGCCGCGAGGCGGGCGCGCTGAAAATCCTTCCCGGCGCCAATGTCATTCTGGGCGGCACCGAGGACGAGGCGCGCTATAATCTGCGCCAGATCCGGCTTGCCCAGGTCAGCCCGCGCGCGGCGATTGCGCTGCTCGAACAGACCTGGAACCGCGATCTGTCCGCCTATGACGCCGAAGGCCCGCTGCCCGAGATCGAGCCTGATTTCGAGGGCGACAAGCTCTCGCAGGGCCGCACGCGCCAGCATGACGATGCACGCGAGACCGTGCGGCAATGGCGCGCCTTGGCCGAGGCCGAGGGGCTCTCGATCCGCGAGCTGGTCATTCGCGTGACCGCCCGCCAGCATTTCGTCGGCACGCCGGAAAGCGTCGCGCGCGAGATCAATGATTACGTCCAGAAAGACGCCAGCGACGGCTTCGTTTTCGCGCCCCATTACACGCCGGGCGGCTTTGACGATTTCGTCGATCAGGTCATCCCGATCCTGCAGGATTGGGGCGTCTTCCGCCGCGATTACGCCGAGCCGACGCTGCGCGGCAATCTGGGCCTGCGCGACCCGCTGCCTTTGGTCGCCTGA
- a CDS encoding LLM class flavin-dependent oxidoreductase, with product MTRHLGGINHLAFLIPGSFRPESPAAGLEETLRLFAYAEELGYDSAWVRQRHLESGVSSAAVFLAAASQRTSRIGLGSAVIQLDYESPFRLAEDLALADQLSGGRIHVGVSTGSAPFAGLLGDLLAAPAPGPRYAQAERLKQALSSDILAQEAVAGNAAGSQIPRLQPQSPGLLQRLWYGGGSTGSVTWAAKAGFNLLTGNIVSGETGDDFRTVQAGLIRQFRTIWQSATTPGGAGIAKPRVALGRVILPTDSATPETAARYREFAAARDARTHQPAQNARRTLYLPDLVGPVEVIAARLREDAALAEVSELRLELPYAFPPEDYRQILKDALALRHLLATPALAAN from the coding sequence ATGACCCGCCACCTTGGCGGGATCAACCATCTCGCCTTTCTGATCCCCGGCTCCTTCCGCCCGGAATCCCCAGCGGCGGGGCTTGAAGAAACCCTGCGCCTCTTCGCCTATGCCGAAGAGCTTGGCTATGACAGCGCCTGGGTGCGCCAGCGCCATCTCGAAAGCGGGGTCTCTTCGGCGGCGGTCTTTCTCGCGGCGGCCTCGCAACGGACCTCGCGCATCGGGCTTGGCAGCGCGGTGATCCAGCTTGATTATGAAAGCCCCTTCCGTCTGGCCGAGGATCTGGCGCTGGCCGATCAGCTTTCAGGCGGGCGCATTCATGTCGGCGTCAGCACCGGCAGCGCGCCGTTCGCGGGGCTTCTGGGCGATCTGCTGGCAGCGCCCGCGCCGGGGCCGCGCTATGCGCAGGCCGAGAGGCTGAAACAGGCGCTGTCGAGCGATATTCTGGCGCAAGAGGCGGTCGCGGGAAATGCGGCGGGCAGCCAGATCCCGCGCCTTCAGCCGCAATCGCCGGGGCTTTTGCAGCGGCTCTGGTATGGCGGCGGCTCGACCGGCTCTGTCACTTGGGCGGCGAAAGCGGGGTTCAATCTGCTCACCGGCAATATCGTCTCGGGCGAGACCGGCGATGATTTCCGCACCGTGCAGGCCGGGCTGATCCGGCAGTTTCGCACGATCTGGCAAAGCGCGACCACGCCGGGGGGCGCGGGGATCGCAAAGCCGCGCGTCGCTTTGGGCCGGGTGATCCTGCCGACCGACAGCGCCACGCCCGAAACCGCCGCGCGCTACCGCGAGTTCGCCGCCGCCCGCGATGCGCGCACCCACCAACCCGCGCAGAACGCCCGACGCACGCTCTACCTGCCCGATCTCGTCGGCCCGGTCGAGGTGATCGCGGCGCGGCTGCGCGAGGATGCCGCTTTGGCCGAGGTCAGCGAGCTGCGTCTCGAGCTGCCCTATGCCTTCCCGCCCGAGGATTACCGCCAGATCCTCAAGGACGCTTTGGCGCTGCGCCATCTTCTCGCCACCCCGGCCCTAGCCGCGAATTGA